The Stomoxys calcitrans chromosome 3, idStoCalc2.1, whole genome shotgun sequence genome includes a region encoding these proteins:
- the LOC131995838 gene encoding uncharacterized protein LOC131995838 — MAAYLPRPEEERSRGRERRQGRNGERAAASPVRQHSGNRRHVDRHGRPTTWQYSCGLCQQDHALSSCARFRGLTPFHRYETVERRGYCRNCLARSHLAPDCPSITGCRHCNYRHHSLLHGASQLDNSLEPAIRDDGSLKLDIVFVPTATVRVSEDGVDRWSSIRALVNQGSTMSRIAYSTYRRLGLRSFTYRGNRFAHFRLMPRNVNSTWALRVNALITDNLPTRPYSDPIIDDPTQDFTNNTLADMDPRSNTPIDLELGADVYPALQREGKVATGLGDVYAYPTTLGYILTGPIRNLPRE, encoded by the coding sequence ATGGCAGCCTACTTACCACGGCCGGAAGAAGAGCGCTCGAGAGGGAGGGAACGTCGGCAAGGAAGGAATGGTGAAAGAGCAGCAGCCTCACCAGTGCGGCAACATTCGGGCAATCGACGACATGTTGATAGGCATGGAAGACCCACCACTTGGCAGTATTCCTGTGGGCTGTGCCAACAGGATCATGCGCTCAGCTCCTGCGCAAGGTTTCGGGGCCTGACCCCGTTCCATCGTTATGAGACCGTTGAACGTCGTGGTTACTGTCGCAACTGCCTAGCACGGAGCCACTTAGCGCCCGATTGTCCGTCTATCACCGGGTGCCGACACTGCAACTACAGACACCATTCCCTTCTACATGGAGCGTCCCAATTAGACAACAGTCTAGAACCAGCTATTCGGGATGATGGATCGCTCAAGCTGGACATCGTATTCGTCCCCACGGCTACGGTACGGGTATCGGAGGACGGCGTCGACAGGTGGTCTTCTATTCGGGCCCTAGTTAACCAAGGATCCACCATGTCGCGCATTGCCTACTCCACTTATCGGCGTCTTGGTCTGCGTTCATTCACGTATCGTGGCAATCGGTTTGCGCATTTCAGGCTGATGCCCCGAAATGTCAACAGTACCTGGGCGTTAAGAGTGAACGCCTTAATAACTGACAATTTGCCGACCCGACCCTACTCCGATCCAATCATCGATGACCCGACCCAGGACTTCACCAATAACACCCTTGCAGATATGGACCCACGCTCTAATACGCCAATCGATCTGGAGCTTGGCGCTGATGTGTATCCAGCTCTCCAAAGGGAAGGCAAGGTGGCTACTGGACTAGGCGATGTTTATGCCTATCCAACCACTCTTGGCTACATTCTTACTGGCCCCATCAGAAACCTACCTCGAGAGTAA